The Zea mays cultivar B73 chromosome 7, Zm-B73-REFERENCE-NAM-5.0, whole genome shotgun sequence DNA segment TTTTTTGAGGTGATTCACGACATTATCTACGTTACAAAAATATGTTTAAACAAATTTATCATTATTTCATATTCAGTTTTGTACCATTAAAAATATGATCTTATTTGATAGCTAACCTATCAAAACAATTTTAAAAATCATAATATAATGTTCTAGGCTAAGTTATGACATTAGCTAAAAAAATGGAACTAAAAACTCACTTTGtacataaaaaataaaaatataaattttACTAAAGGGTAGATTAATCAAACTCAAATAGGTGGAGGGGGTAAAATGAACTACAAATTACTTTATGGGGTTATATGAATATTGTTTATAGGTGAGAGAGTAATTTAGACTTTTTTCTAATATAATTTGTGACACATACGATCCATTTTGCGACTTTGGATCCTATTACTGGGCTGAGACTGCCGACCGCTTGGTAATTTAGCTCGATCCGGCCCATCATGTGTTTTTCGCGTCCTTTCTTTCAAAAGGACTTTCGGACCATATTCTCCACACAAAAAAGGCTTTCGGACCATATTTTGTGCAGACCCCAAACAAGATGCTCCGAGGCCGCAGTCCGGACCAATGGTCCAATCTCCAACTCCAATGCCCTCGCGCCAGCAAGAGAAGCCACTCCGACGTGGACAAACCACAGACGTGGAGGGCATCGATTGGTCTGCACACGCGTCCGTCTCTTAGCGAGGATGCAGGCTTAAATCGCAGCACCACTGCGAAACCCGATCGCTAGTCGTCTCGTCACTGCCGTTTGATCCCTCCACCCGTTTCCAGAAGCTTCGCGGCTCCGTCATGCGTCCCGCCGTCGTCACGGTGCTCCTCCTAGTAGCAGCGGCCGCCTCGCCGGCCGCCGCACTCTACTCCGCCGGTTCCCCCGTCCTCCAGCTCAATCCCAACAACTTCAAATCGAAGGTCTCGCCCGACTCCCACTGCCCCTTCAGCAACCAGATCGGCGCCTCCATTTTAGGTTCTCTCTGATCAGTGTGCCGCCTTTCGCTTTAGTGCAGGTGCTGAACTCGAACGGCGTGGTGCTGGTTGAATTCTTCGCGCCGTGGTGTGGGCACTGCAAGCAGCTGGCGCCGGCTTGGGAGAAGGCTGCCGGCGTGCTCAAGGGCGTTGCCACGGTCGCAGCGCTTGATGCCGATGCGCACCAGGCGCTCGCGCAGGTGAGCGTGCCTCCTCATTCACCTTGTTCCCATGTAATTCGTCCACGGGCGTCCGAGTTGACCTGATTGTTCAATGGAGTGATCTCGGCATCACTTCCTACGATTGTACGGTAGTTTGGTCGCATTAGGTGATAATTTCCTAGACTAATGTGCAGTGTCACACCAATACTTGGATTCCATATATAGATGCTAAACCAGGGATGGGAACAGGTTTTATTAATTTGTTCTGATCCTCAGCAGTGCATTGCAACACTTATCTGGTGGTTTAGGTCTAGGAATGGTAAATTTATTGGCATTCAGTGCATCTAAATTTTTTTAGTATTTGTTTAAAATTTAGCACTGTGCATAAGTTGGAGGTTGGAGCACATGTCATATTTGTTATGCATACGTAACTGTTGTATGACAAGAGAACGAAATATGGCGATTCTTCACAGAAAGTTATTTTAAGAGGGAGGGAGGGGTGAAATTCTTGTTCCGTTACTATTAATGAAACCATCTTCTGTATAGCAAACTTTACGTATTGGTTTCTTTAGTTAAGCTATTATAATTTAGCAGTTTGTGAGTGGTTTTGACTTTTGAGTTACTGTTAGTTATGAACTTGCATGTTGAATTGGCAATTTGTTGATAAATCTGATGAAAATTTTGCATTGACTAGAATTTTATATCCTTTAGCGCATATGTTTAAGAGTTTTGTTAATGCTTTGACGATAACTTATTGCTAATGTGCCTCTAAAACGTACATACAATAAAATATTCATAACAAATTAATGTCAGCTGCAATAAGCCCTGTGGGACAGCAAAGAAGACAGACAAACTCAGGGTAAACAATATGATTGAAACTAATTCTGGTCAAGTGACCCCAGATCAGGATATCTTCTTTTTATACTATGAGTCTGATAAGTTTTTTGTTTCACTTCCCCCAAATAGTTCTCCACAAATTTGGTCTGACTTGCATACTTTTCATAGATCTGTGCTTGCACCGCTATCAGTTTAGTTGATTCTGAATGCATTTTTTACAGGAATATGGAATCAAGGGATTTCCCACTATTAAGGTGTTTTCCCCTGGTAAACCTCCAGTTGATTATCAAGGAGCAAGAGATGTAAAGCCGATTGTAGAGTTTGCTCTGTCACAGGTTTGTTGCATCAGATGCTACTTAGATGGCCTTTATTTTTCTTCTATTTGTTCATTGGCTATATTTCAGTCACTTAGAGTATATACTAGGTCGTAGGTATGACTCATGCAGTTATGCTTTTGCTATATCTTTTTACTGGACACATTTCATGCTTTGCGCAAAGCCCATGCAATATGCTTTTCAGAAAACATTTAGCTTTAGTGGCTTAGAAGAATTACTTTGGATCTTAGGCTCTTAGCGTACTATGAAAACAACTGTTATATATATAGGCTGAAAGTAGTTTTGTGGTTGAGTTCTTGATTCTTGATCGTGCTGTTTATGTTTTTTATTAAACAAATGACTGACCTGATTAATGCCTTGAACATTCAAATTTCTTGTCTATTAGGCGTTGAGGCAGTCAATGCATTCCTCTAGTTCTCTGTGTTCAGTTCACAGGTCAAGGCCCTTCTTAAGACAGTCTACGCTTTTGGCAAACCATTTGATTTCAGTAACTCATAAGAATGACTTTGAATCTTAGTGTGCTATGAAAACAACTGATATCTTTATATTGGATGAAAATAGTTTTGTGGGTAGAATTCTTGATTGCTCTCTCTATGTCATTTTAAACAAATGGCTGTCCTAACCAATTCCTCAAACAGATGAAGTTCTTTAGTAGGCATCGAGGCAGTTAATGCATTGCTCTAATTCTGTGTGTATTCTGCTATTCACAGGTCAAGTCCCTTCTTAGAGATAGGTTGAGTGGTAAGGCATCAGCAGGGTCAAATGGCAAGACATCTGGAGGCTCAAGTGAGAAAAGTGAACCAAGTGCATCAGTAGAATTAAATTCACGCAACTTTGACGAGCTTGTTGTCAAAAGCAAGGACCTTTGGATTGTGGAATTCTTTGCGCCATGGTATGAAGCTTGCTGTGCACATACTGTTTATCATATAATTTGGGTTATTGTACATTCTTTGCTATCTGTTTCTCAAATAGAGGAGGAAAAATGTCCCAGCAACTTGTGTAAAATTATGCAATCTCTCACTAAGAGTATTCTAGGGCATTATCCTTAATTTTATGTTTATTTATCCTATTGTTTTTCCATTGCCATTGTATGTTCTACAATACTCTTTGGCTTCAGAAGTTTGACATATACTTCTGTTCAGGTGTGGGCACTGCAAGAAATTGGCACCTGAATGGAAAAAGGCTGCAAAGAACTTGAAGGGCCAAGTGAAGCTAGGGCATGTTGATTGCGATGCTGAAAAGGTATGTCTTTATTTGTTCTTTGAGCTTATGTCTTCTTTTAGCAATGACCTTTCCCACAAACCTACATTTTAATCTTTTGGGAATAATCACTACCAGTAGTCTAGGTTGCATCTTTCATGAATTGCCCATATTTATTGATTTCTTATCAAAGCTTGCAATTTATCTCAAGCTGCTTGCTAGTGAACATGCTATAAAGCTATAAATTTATAGTTTAAAATTCCTGCTAAGTTCTTGCCATTATGGTGATCACCAGGACTTCAATGAAGGATTTGCAAATTTTGAAGGCAGTGACATTTTTATAGCAATATAACCTGAGCTTTAGAGCCTTAGGGCGGCCACAATTGCAACTTCGACAAATATTGTTGTCTGCTAGCATATTGGCCAAACTTCTATTCAAAAAGCTATACGCCATTTGATTGGGATCTTACTTAATCCATAAGTCATTTGATTGGGATCACATCCCATCCGCTTGTTTGGAATGACACTTTCCAAAGATGTCGAGAGACATGGTTTTTCATATTTAAATGTATATTGGCATAAGTTCAGGCAGTGTATGAGTACAGTTTAGAAGGTTGATTCTTCACCTTTTAGAAGCATGGTTGCTTTCCTGGCAGACTGAcctcttttctcttctttccGAATTGCCATGGTGCAGATTATTATTTTTAATAATTAACGTTAGTCCTATTTTACAGTCCTTGATGAGCAAGTACAAGGTGGAAGGTTTTCCAACTATTTTGGTATTTGGTGCTGATAAGGAGAGCCCATTCCCCTACCAGGGGGCTAGAGTTGCATCTGCCATTGAATCCTTTGCATTGGAGCAGTTGGAAGCCAATTCTGGCCCGGCTGAAGTTTCTGAGTTGACTGGCCCGGTAAGGCTAAACTAAACCTTCATGGTGCTTACAAAAATGTGACGACCGTTTAGTCCACCATTGATATTTGAAACCACGATTTGGCTTCTGCAGGATGTCATGGAAGAGAAGTGCGCTTCTGCTGCCATTTGTTTTGTATCATTCCTTCCAGACATCCTTGATTCAAAGGCAGAAGGAAGAAACAAGTACCTTGAGCTCCTGCTCTCTGTAGCTGAGAAGTTTAAAAAGAGTCCATACAGGCAAGTGTCAGCTTAACTAATTACAGACCTTAACAAAATGTGTCTGGCTCGTCACTTTCAAAGAAAGTGAAAAATCAGCCTTTAACTGATACAGTAGTTTCCTTCAGTGGCATTCCATAAAAGAAACATTGATATTGGCATTCAGCAGTAACAGGTGTGTATTTTAAAAGCTAAGTTATAGGGTTAAAACAAGATACTGAGTAGCCCTGCTTGAACGAAAGAATTAGTGTTGATATGTCGAACCATAAACTGTACAAAGATACTGCAACGATGAGAGTTCTATGTTTAGTTGGCCTGAACAAAAGCATGTCATGCAATCATTTGTCTTAAAAACTCCCTTTTCTTTTGAACTACACATCCTGAGCCAGATGTTTTTTTTTTGCCTTTGCAGTTTTGTCTGGACAGCTGCTGGCAAGCAAGCTAATCTCGAGAACCAGGTTGGTGTGGGCGGCTACGGCTATCCCGCCATGGTAGCTCTCAACGTGAAGAAAGGTGCATACGCTCCACTCCGTAGTGCCTTCCAGCGCGACGAAATCATGTAAGCTCTTTCTGGTCTTATCGATTATTATGTCTTCGCTTGTTTCATGTTGATTAGACAGGTGATTAACGGAAACTTATCTCGTGCAGCGAGTTCGTGAAGGAGGCAGGGCGTGGTGGAAAGGGAAACCTTCCTCTGAACGATGCACCTACAGTAGTCGCGTCCGAGCCGTGGGACGGCAAAGATGGAGAGGTCATTG contains these protein-coding regions:
- the LOC606479 gene encoding protein disulfide isomerase 8 precursor — encoded protein: MRPAVVTVLLLVAAAASPAAALYSAGSPVLQLNPNNFKSKVLNSNGVVLVEFFAPWCGHCKQLAPAWEKAAGVLKGVATVAALDADAHQALAQEYGIKGFPTIKVFSPGKPPVDYQGARDVKPIVEFALSQVKSLLRDRLSGKASAGSNGKTSGGSSEKSEPSASVELNSRNFDELVVKSKDLWIVEFFAPWCGHCKKLAPEWKKAAKNLKGQVKLGHVDCDAEKSLMSKYKVEGFPTILVFGADKESPFPYQGARVASAIESFALEQLEANSGPAEVSELTGPDVMEEKCASAAICFVSFLPDILDSKAEGRNKYLELLLSVAEKFKKSPYSFVWTAAGKQANLENQVGVGGYGYPAMVALNVKKGAYAPLRSAFQRDEIIEFVKEAGRGGKGNLPLNDAPTVVASEPWDGKDGEVIEEDEFSLDELMGDSSSANDEL